The Chryseobacterium sp. 52 genome includes a region encoding these proteins:
- a CDS encoding RagB/SusD family nutrient uptake outer membrane protein: MKKLKYISFALIAVWSLTSCESELETAPTDQANGAEVFKTAESAETVINGAWAKFNDDGTSYANIGYSTVLRTNDAMGSDAAILTNKYGFPSAYAFTEMINNTISRPQFIWSALYSTINNMNNVISRIDETTGSEAKKDQVKGQAKALRAFCYLNLASFYQFSYLKDKTALTAPIYTEPSTITSIPKKRASLEEMYTLIKSDLTEADQLLTNYTRNNKDKLNKAVVNGLLARTYLNTGEWSKAAAAAKIARAGYPLMAPEKYKEGFNDINNSEWIWGHGQTQEQSGASYAFHYLDVSSSGSYYYSFMADPFFKDLFDTNDIRYQLFQWDGLQGREGLLRYSKFKFKTGLIADIVLMRAAEMYLIEAEAEARIGNITNAITVLNQLKTARNANPYTGSLAQNDVVKEILIERRKELFGEGFSLSDIIRTQGTVVRKPFVDANGQPVKVQIITPDGTVKTVNGRGHSVFNFPDQTAFAPNSRYYLFSIPQKELDNNPNL; encoded by the coding sequence ATGAAAAAATTAAAATACATATCTTTTGCTCTGATTGCCGTATGGTCGCTCACAAGCTGTGAAAGTGAACTGGAAACAGCTCCTACAGATCAGGCCAATGGTGCAGAGGTTTTCAAAACAGCAGAAAGTGCAGAAACGGTAATTAACGGAGCATGGGCGAAATTTAATGATGACGGCACATCCTACGCCAATATTGGATATTCAACGGTTCTCAGAACCAACGATGCGATGGGGAGTGATGCTGCAATTCTTACTAATAAATATGGGTTTCCTTCTGCTTATGCCTTTACAGAGATGATCAACAATACCATCTCACGCCCGCAGTTTATCTGGTCTGCATTATATTCTACGATCAATAACATGAATAATGTGATCTCCCGTATTGATGAGACAACAGGAAGCGAGGCAAAGAAAGATCAGGTAAAAGGACAGGCTAAAGCATTGCGTGCATTTTGTTATCTGAACTTAGCCAGTTTTTACCAGTTCAGTTATCTGAAAGACAAAACGGCGCTTACGGCACCGATCTATACAGAACCTTCTACAATTACCTCTATACCAAAGAAAAGAGCAAGTCTGGAAGAAATGTATACCCTGATCAAAAGCGACCTTACGGAAGCAGATCAACTTTTGACCAATTATACAAGAAATAATAAGGATAAGCTTAATAAAGCTGTAGTCAACGGACTTTTGGCAAGAACTTATCTGAACACCGGTGAATGGAGCAAGGCAGCAGCGGCTGCAAAAATAGCAAGAGCTGGGTATCCGTTAATGGCTCCTGAAAAATATAAAGAAGGTTTCAATGATATCAATAACAGTGAATGGATCTGGGGACACGGGCAGACTCAGGAACAGTCGGGAGCCAGTTATGCTTTCCATTATCTTGATGTTTCTTCTTCAGGAAGTTATTACTACAGTTTTATGGCAGATCCGTTTTTCAAAGATCTGTTTGATACCAATGATATCAGATACCAGCTTTTTCAATGGGATGGTCTTCAGGGAAGGGAAGGTCTGCTGAGATATTCCAAGTTTAAATTTAAAACAGGTCTTATCGCAGATATTGTATTGATGAGAGCCGCAGAAATGTATCTGATCGAAGCTGAAGCTGAAGCCAGAATCGGAAATATTACCAATGCAATTACCGTTTTAAACCAATTGAAAACCGCGAGAAATGCCAATCCTTATACTGGTTCACTTGCCCAAAATGACGTTGTGAAAGAAATACTGATTGAAAGAAGAAAAGAGCTCTTTGGAGAAGGATTCTCTCTTTCAGATATTATCAGAACGCAGGGGACAGTGGTAAGAAAGCCATTTGTAGATGCCAACGGGCAACCTGTAAAAGTTCAGATTATCACTCCTGATGGAACCGTAAAAACAGTAAACGGAAGAGGCCATTCAGTCTTTAATTTCCCTGATCAGACTGCTTTTGCACCGAACAGTAGGTATTATCTGTTTAGTATTCCTCAGAAGGAATTAGATAATAATCCGAATTTGTAA
- a CDS encoding DUF6660 family protein: MNLLRWILAFYFMALSLMPCEDVHRPSGASETRLSFNLQESHSKDLGDICSPLCACGCCQITVSAFKMDPLLEIPSHVQAYFSKKILFQKNNFAYQMYDHIWQPPKI, translated from the coding sequence ATGAACCTGTTAAGATGGATACTTGCATTCTATTTTATGGCATTATCACTGATGCCATGCGAAGATGTGCACCGTCCTTCAGGGGCTTCAGAGACTAGACTGTCCTTCAATCTTCAGGAATCCCATTCAAAAGACCTGGGAGATATCTGTTCACCACTCTGTGCTTGCGGTTGTTGTCAGATTACAGTGTCAGCTTTCAAAATGGATCCTTTATTAGAGATTCCAAGCCATGTTCAGGCATATTTTTCAAAGAAAATTCTTTTTCAGAAAAACAATTTCGCTTACCAGATGTATGACCATATCTGGCAGCCTCCTAAAATTTAA
- a CDS encoding CusA/CzcA family heavy metal efflux RND transporter — translation MLDKIIKFSIKNKVVVGIMTLLLIIWGVWSATKLPIDAVPDITNNQVQIITACPTLAGQEVEQLVTFPIEQSIANVPDIQETRSISRFGLSVITVVFKENVDVYFARQLINEQLKQAVEEIPKGVGTPELAPVSTGLGEVYQYILHPKKGSEKKYSAKELRTMQDWIVRRQLNGTPGVAEINSFGGELKQYEVGVSPDRLKAMGVSISDIFTALEKNNQNTGGAYIDKKPNAYFIRGIGFVTSLDDIKNISVKNETGSVPIFIKDVADVRFGSAVRYGALTYNGKVDAVGGVVMMLKGANSNDVVSSIKAKIPNIQKSLPDDVVIEPFLDRTDLVGRAINTVEKNLIEGALIVIFVLVVFLGNLRAGLIVASAIPLSLLFALGMMNVFGVSANLMSLGAIDFGLIVDGAVIIVEATLHVLQHNKNYKNRLTQVQMDQEVGTAASKMMNSAIFGQIIILIVYVPILTLVGVEGKMFTPMAKTVGFAIIGATILSITYIPAASALFLSKKITNKKTISDKMMDFLQGIYQPMLQKAVKLKYIIVSATIFIFVISAFIFKNMGGEFIPQLQEGDYAFHCILPQGSSLSQSIETSMQASRIIKQFDEVKMVVGKTGSAEVPTDPMPPEATDLIVVLKPQTEWKSKKSYTELADEISEKLETIPGVFFEKNQPIQMRFNELMTGIRQDVAVKIFGENLDSLSIYADKIGNIIQTVDGATPPQIERISGLPQINVEYDRTRMANYGLNIEDVNNVVSTAFAGKAAGQVFENERRFDLVVRLDSLHRTNIDDVNNLMISTATGTQIPLSQVANVSYKLGPAQISREEGKRRIVIGFNVKDRDVQSVVKDIQAKLDKQVKLPSGYYFTYGGQFENLQEASKRLMIAVPVSLFLIFMLLYFTFRSFKQAGLIFTAIPMSAIGGVFALLVRDMPFSISAGIGFIALFGVAVLNGIVLIGTFNQLEKEGETDVLKRVYEGTKTRLRPVLMTATVASLGFLPMAISTGAGAEVQKPLATVVIGGLVTATFLTLFVLPMLYIIFNSKISGKMNKIKPVTTVIVLGFLMFGQNFKAQTRQISVEQAVEMAADNSLILKSKNLSIQSAEALKGTSKELPKLNFTAQLGQYNSPKFDQSFSISQSIPFPTLFKARRELITENVKGRQINKDVSANELTKQVRTYYYQIEYLQYNKFKLKDLDSLYQDFIRIATVRFKAGDIKKIEINTAETQKGEINLLLKQNEVYLNNAYKNLKTLLNTSENFEVPFKSDYEPLRTENILDSTSVANNPTVKAFYNEMEIAEKNKNVEKSQGLPEFSLGLTSQSLIGFHTKNGQEKFYNTGDRFNSFSVGVAIPLTFGATKARMQSLEYEKQAAETNAKMQQKQLSAQLENAFGQYQQDIQQYDYYVSQAIPNAEKIVKAAQLGYKTGEISYVEYLFALQTATNIQLKYLESIQQVNQSVVTINSIINK, via the coding sequence GTGTTAGATAAAATCATAAAATTCAGTATCAAAAATAAGGTGGTCGTAGGTATTATGACCTTACTTCTGATTATCTGGGGAGTATGGAGTGCTACAAAACTTCCCATAGATGCTGTTCCTGATATTACCAATAATCAGGTGCAGATCATTACCGCGTGCCCCACATTGGCAGGGCAGGAAGTAGAACAGCTTGTTACCTTTCCCATAGAACAGAGTATTGCCAATGTGCCGGATATCCAGGAAACCAGAAGTATTTCCAGATTCGGACTTTCCGTGATCACAGTGGTATTCAAAGAAAATGTAGATGTCTATTTTGCCAGACAGCTGATCAATGAACAGTTGAAGCAGGCTGTAGAAGAAATCCCCAAAGGAGTGGGAACCCCGGAACTGGCACCTGTTAGTACAGGTTTGGGCGAAGTGTATCAGTATATCCTTCATCCTAAAAAGGGAAGTGAGAAAAAATATTCTGCCAAAGAGCTGCGTACCATGCAGGACTGGATTGTCCGCAGACAGCTGAACGGAACTCCGGGAGTAGCAGAAATCAACAGTTTCGGAGGAGAATTGAAACAATATGAAGTCGGTGTCAGTCCTGATCGCCTGAAAGCAATGGGCGTAAGCATTTCCGATATTTTTACAGCGCTAGAAAAAAATAACCAGAATACCGGAGGAGCGTATATAGACAAAAAGCCGAATGCTTATTTTATCCGTGGAATTGGCTTCGTTACTTCGTTAGATGACATTAAAAATATCTCCGTAAAAAATGAAACAGGAAGCGTTCCTATATTTATAAAAGACGTTGCAGACGTCCGTTTCGGAAGTGCTGTTCGTTACGGAGCATTGACTTATAACGGAAAAGTAGATGCTGTAGGAGGTGTTGTAATGATGCTGAAAGGTGCCAACAGTAACGACGTTGTCAGCAGTATTAAAGCAAAAATTCCAAACATTCAGAAATCCCTTCCCGATGATGTGGTGATAGAACCCTTCTTAGACAGGACAGATCTTGTAGGAAGAGCAATCAATACTGTAGAGAAAAACCTGATAGAAGGAGCTCTTATTGTTATTTTCGTTTTGGTCGTTTTCCTTGGAAACCTTAGAGCAGGACTTATTGTAGCTTCGGCTATTCCGCTGTCGCTTCTGTTTGCTTTGGGAATGATGAATGTTTTTGGAGTAAGTGCCAATTTAATGAGCCTTGGAGCCATAGATTTCGGATTGATTGTCGATGGTGCCGTGATCATTGTAGAAGCGACGCTACATGTACTGCAACACAACAAAAATTATAAAAACAGACTCACTCAGGTTCAGATGGATCAGGAAGTGGGAACTGCCGCATCCAAAATGATGAACAGTGCCATATTCGGACAGATTATTATCCTGATCGTGTATGTGCCTATCCTTACGCTGGTAGGAGTAGAAGGGAAAATGTTTACACCGATGGCCAAGACAGTGGGATTTGCCATTATAGGAGCAACAATTCTCTCTATAACTTATATTCCGGCAGCAAGTGCCCTGTTCCTTTCAAAAAAGATAACCAATAAAAAAACAATCAGTGACAAAATGATGGATTTTCTGCAGGGTATCTATCAGCCGATGCTTCAGAAAGCGGTTAAGCTAAAATATATCATTGTTTCAGCAACCATTTTTATTTTTGTCATTAGCGCTTTTATTTTTAAAAATATGGGCGGTGAATTCATTCCGCAGCTGCAGGAAGGAGACTACGCATTCCACTGTATTCTGCCACAGGGAAGTTCACTGAGCCAGAGTATAGAAACCTCTATGCAGGCTTCCAGAATTATTAAACAGTTTGACGAGGTGAAAATGGTTGTGGGAAAAACAGGTTCTGCTGAAGTTCCTACAGATCCGATGCCCCCTGAAGCAACCGACTTGATTGTGGTATTAAAACCACAGACAGAATGGAAATCAAAAAAATCCTATACAGAACTGGCAGATGAAATCAGTGAAAAACTGGAAACAATTCCAGGGGTGTTTTTTGAAAAGAACCAGCCGATTCAGATGCGTTTCAATGAACTGATGACAGGGATCAGACAGGATGTTGCCGTGAAGATTTTTGGAGAGAATCTGGATTCGTTATCCATTTATGCGGATAAAATCGGGAATATCATCCAGACCGTAGACGGAGCAACACCTCCTCAGATTGAAAGAATAAGCGGACTTCCCCAGATCAATGTAGAATACGACAGAACGAGAATGGCCAACTATGGTTTAAACATAGAAGATGTGAATAACGTCGTAAGTACAGCCTTTGCAGGAAAAGCGGCAGGCCAGGTTTTTGAAAATGAAAGACGTTTTGATCTTGTCGTCCGTCTTGACAGCCTTCACAGAACAAATATCGATGATGTTAATAATTTAATGATCTCAACAGCTACGGGAACGCAGATTCCGCTTTCTCAGGTTGCGAATGTCAGCTATAAATTAGGACCCGCACAGATCAGTCGTGAAGAAGGTAAAAGAAGAATCGTGATTGGTTTTAATGTAAAAGACCGTGATGTACAGAGTGTTGTGAAAGATATTCAGGCAAAACTGGATAAGCAGGTAAAACTGCCTTCAGGGTATTACTTTACGTATGGCGGACAGTTTGAAAATCTACAGGAAGCCAGCAAACGCCTGATGATTGCGGTGCCGGTTTCCCTGTTTTTGATTTTTATGTTACTGTATTTCACATTTCGCTCATTTAAACAGGCCGGTCTGATCTTTACAGCCATTCCGATGAGTGCGATAGGAGGTGTATTTGCCCTTCTTGTAAGAGATATGCCTTTCAGTATCAGTGCCGGAATCGGATTTATTGCCCTTTTTGGAGTTGCCGTTCTTAATGGAATCGTTTTGATCGGAACTTTTAACCAACTGGAAAAAGAGGGTGAAACAGATGTGTTGAAAAGAGTATATGAAGGGACAAAAACCAGATTGAGACCCGTTCTGATGACGGCAACAGTCGCTTCATTAGGATTTCTGCCGATGGCAATTTCTACCGGAGCCGGAGCTGAAGTACAGAAACCTTTGGCAACCGTGGTAATCGGAGGACTGGTAACGGCTACATTCCTTACTTTGTTTGTTCTGCCCATGCTGTATATTATTTTTAATTCAAAAATCTCAGGAAAGATGAATAAAATTAAGCCAGTGACTACGGTGATTGTCTTAGGATTTCTGATGTTTGGACAGAATTTTAAAGCTCAGACCCGTCAGATTTCTGTGGAACAGGCCGTAGAAATGGCAGCGGATAATAGTTTGATTTTAAAATCAAAAAATCTCAGCATACAATCAGCAGAAGCATTGAAAGGAACGTCGAAAGAACTTCCTAAGCTAAACTTTACAGCTCAGCTGGGACAATACAACAGTCCAAAATTTGACCAGTCGTTTTCCATTTCACAAAGCATTCCTTTTCCTACGCTCTTCAAAGCAAGGAGAGAGTTGATCACCGAAAATGTTAAGGGCAGGCAAATTAATAAGGACGTTTCTGCCAACGAGCTCACAAAGCAGGTCCGTACTTATTATTATCAGATTGAATATCTTCAGTATAATAAATTCAAACTGAAAGATCTTGACAGCCTTTACCAGGATTTTATCAGGATTGCTACCGTAAGATTTAAAGCGGGAGATATCAAAAAGATTGAAATTAACACGGCAGAAACCCAGAAAGGGGAAATTAATCTGCTGTTGAAACAGAACGAAGTCTATTTAAACAATGCCTATAAAAATTTAAAGACATTACTGAATACTTCTGAGAATTTTGAAGTTCCTTTTAAAAGTGATTATGAACCTTTAAGAACAGAAAATATTCTAGACAGTACATCTGTAGCCAATAATCCAACCGTTAAAGCTTTTTATAATGAAATGGAGATTGCCGAGAAGAATAAAAATGTAGAAAAATCTCAGGGACTTCCTGAATTCAGTCTTGGGCTGACAAGTCAGTCTTTGATTGGTTTCCATACCAAAAACGGACAGGAGAAATTTTATAATACCGGAGACCGCTTCAATTCTTTCTCCGTAGGCGTTGCTATTCCTTTGACATTCGGGGCTACAAAAGCAAGAATGCAATCTCTGGAATATGAAAAACAAGCCGCTGAAACCAATGCGAAAATGCAGCAAAAACAACTTTCAGCACAACTGGAAAATGCTTTCGGACAATATCAGCAGGATATACAGCAATATGATTATTATGTGAGTCAGGCTATTCCTAACGCTGAAAAAATTGTAAAAGCAGCTCAGCTAGGCTACAAAACGGGAGAAATATCCTATGTAGAATATCTTTTTGCATTGCAGACCGCTACCAATATTCAGTTAAAATATTTAGAATCTATTCAGCAGGTCAATCAATCTGTAGTTACTATTAATTCAATCATCAATAAATAA
- a CDS encoding SMI1/KNR4 family protein, whose protein sequence is MEIKKLQDVITDLIVFWKKQNILICPTSEQKISEFQKNRYFKFPADFLEFYSKVDGMKTLYPNENDHEGFLFYPLDAVISVSNEFGDSALINKDQIFLFADYMHKSWWYGFELISADNYVIGIFSDKNSFKPITNSLADFIEMYMKDSPKLYDYLSS, encoded by the coding sequence ATGGAAATAAAAAAATTACAAGATGTAATAACAGATTTAATTGTATTTTGGAAAAAGCAAAACATCTTGATCTGTCCCACATCCGAACAGAAAATTAGTGAATTCCAAAAAAACAGATACTTCAAATTTCCTGCTGATTTCCTAGAATTCTACTCAAAAGTAGATGGAATGAAAACGTTGTATCCCAATGAAAATGATCATGAAGGTTTTCTATTCTATCCTTTAGATGCTGTCATTTCAGTAAGTAATGAATTCGGAGATTCTGCACTAATCAATAAAGATCAGATTTTCCTATTTGCAGATTATATGCATAAAAGCTGGTGGTATGGCTTTGAACTGATCAGTGCTGATAATTATGTGATTGGAATTTTTTCTGACAAAAATTCTTTTAAGCCGATTACTAATTCACTAGCCGATTTTATTGAGATGTATATGAAAGATTCTCCTAAGCTCTATGATTATTTATCATCATAA